The Solibacillus daqui genome has a segment encoding these proteins:
- a CDS encoding ABC transporter permease has translation MHAFLHSIVLQMKLSMARPMFQFTIWISPLFYATITYFIYGNQSPERIFQYVVLGAGFMGLWTSIVYSSASDINRERMYGTLENIFVAPASFAVILMGKIVGNTVWGFISMVLAFFYLAVVFQIKMPALNIALVVLALLVVMMAISVFAFVMALIFTLSQQAEALMNFIEYPIFLICGFLFPISILPIWIQPISYLLPPTFAIELLRAVTNGKSTINDITEAFLHLGAVTLVYFIIGVVTYKAVDHKARIDGKLGVY, from the coding sequence ATGCACGCATTTTTACATAGTATTGTACTGCAAATGAAGCTTTCAATGGCGCGCCCGATGTTTCAATTTACGATTTGGATATCGCCACTTTTTTATGCAACGATCACCTATTTTATTTATGGTAATCAATCACCTGAACGCATTTTCCAATATGTTGTATTAGGGGCGGGCTTTATGGGATTATGGACATCGATTGTTTATTCCTCTGCAAGTGATATTAATCGCGAGCGTATGTATGGCACATTAGAAAATATATTTGTGGCGCCTGCATCATTCGCGGTCATATTAATGGGAAAGATTGTTGGAAATACGGTTTGGGGTTTTATTTCGATGGTGCTAGCGTTTTTCTATTTAGCCGTTGTGTTTCAAATAAAAATGCCAGCTTTAAACATCGCGTTAGTTGTGTTAGCACTGCTCGTTGTAATGATGGCAATTTCAGTTTTTGCATTTGTCATGGCACTTATTTTTACATTATCTCAACAGGCTGAAGCGTTAATGAATTTTATTGAATACCCGATTTTTTTAATTTGTGGTTTCTTATTTCCAATCTCCATTTTACCGATTTGGATACAGCCGATTTCGTATCTATTGCCACCAACATTTGCGATTGAGCTATTACGCGCTGTGACGAATGGAAAGTCTACCATAAATGATATAACTGAGGCCTTTTTACACCTTGGTGCAGTGACGCTAGTTTACTTCATTATTGGGGTTGTTACGTATAAAGCAGTGGATCATAAAGCAAGAATTGATGGAAAGCTAGGTGTTTATTAA